From the genome of Primulina eburnea isolate SZY01 chromosome 12, ASM2296580v1, whole genome shotgun sequence, one region includes:
- the LOC140807621 gene encoding transcription factor bHLH118-like: MFDLRSGDELSFVVDSISQQEDKLSFDDLISDQAFLECNINPTTATAKATSSTTIAARKQSFIEFGDQESKAEKNNELNIRKNEPRRDLERRRRHEMANLYATLRTILPFECIKGKRAISDHMHEAENFIKQKKKNIQDLKLRRDQLKAELSDLSENVMHSVMVNAETRGVEILISACKKNHRFRISTVFVELMERELNVVAWVTTKTNGKFFHRIHAESSHAACIDPSVLQERLVYVINN; encoded by the exons ATgtttgatttacgatcaggagATGAGCTGTCTTTTGTAGTCGATTCTATTTCTCAACAAGAAGATAAATTatcatttgatgatttgatttcGGATCAAGCTTTTCTTGAATGCAACATAAATCCCACCACCGCCACGGCCAAGGCCACATCCAGCACCACAATCGCCGCCCGAAAACAAAGCTTCATAGAGTTCGGGGATCAAGAAAGCAAAGCAGAGAAGAATAATGAACTCAATATTAGGAAAAATGAGCCACGTAGAGATCTTGAAAGGCGAAGGAGGCATGAGATGGCTAATCTTTATGCAACTCTTCGAACCATTCTTCCTTTCGAATGCATCAAG GGGAAACGTGCAATATCCGATCACATGCACGAGGCAGAAAATTTcataaaacaaaagaaaaagaatattCAAGACCTGAAACTAAGACGAGACCAGCTAAAGGCTGAACTGTCGGATTTATCAGAGAATGTCATGCATTCTGTCATGGTAAATGCTGAAACGAGAGGGGTGGAGATCTTGATCAGCGCTTGCAAGAAAAATCATAGGTTTCGAATCTCAACAGTGTTCGTAGAACTAATGGAGAGGGAGCTCAATGTGGTTGCTTGGGTTACCACAAAAACAAATGGGAAGTTCTTTCACAGAATTCATGCAGAG TCGAGCCATGCGGCATGCATTGATCCATCCGTTTTGCAAGAAAGACTTGTATATGTAATAAACAATTAG